A region of the Candidatus Rokuibacteriota bacterium genome:
CGTGTCCGAAGTCATTGATCGGATCACCTTCGAGGACCTGCGGAAGCGGGTCGAGGCCCGCCAGAACGCCGCGCGTCCCATGTACCACATCTAATAAATTTGGCGTTCTCCGCTACGCCGATAGGGAACCCGGAATGCCTCGACGCAAGGGAGACCCGATGGCGCGACCGAAAGTTGCCGGCTCGGTGCTGGATCTGGTGGGCAATACGCCGCTGGTGCGCCTGAACAAGCTTCCCAGCCCCGTCGGTGCGACGGTGCTGGCCAAGCTCGAGTCGGTGAACCCCGGGGGGAGCGTGAAGGATCGGATCGCGGTCGCGATGGTGGAGGAGGCCGAGCGGCGCGGGATCCTCAAGCGCGGGTCCACCATCGTCGAGCCCACGAGCGGCAACACCGGGATCGGCCTGGCGATGGTCGCCGCCGTGAGGGGCTACCGCCTCATCCTGACCATGCCCGACGACATGAGCGTCGAGCGCCAGCGACTGCTCTCCCGCTTCGGGGCCGAGCTCCACCTCACGCCGGCGATCGAGGGGATGACGGGAGCGGTCCACGCCGCCAACGAACTGCTCCGGGCGCATCCCGACTACTTCATGCCCCAGCAGTTCGAGAACCCCGCCAACCCGGAGATCCACCGCCAGACCACGGCGCGCGAGATCCTGGAGGCGACCGACGGCCGTGTTGACGCGTTCGTCGCGGGTGTCGGGACGGGCGGCACCGTCACGGGCGTCGGAGAAATCCTCAAGGACAGGATCCCGGGGGTCCGGGTCGTGGCCGTCGAGCCCGCGAAGTCTCCGGTCCTCGCCGGGGGCCGGGCGCGACCGCACGGGATCCAGGGGATCGGCGCGTCGTTCGTGCCCGGCGTCCTCAACCGGAAGGTGATCGACGAGATCATCGCCGTACGGGACGAGGACGCGATCGCGGTTGCCAAGCGCCTGACCCGCGAGGAGGGGCTCCTGGTCGGGATCTCGGCCGGGGCCGCGGTCTTTGCGGCGTGCCTGGTCGCCGAGCGGTTCAAGCCCGAGCAGGTGGTGGTGACCGTGCTGCCCGATACCGGTGAGCGCTACCTGAGCGTGGCATTCTGACGAGCGAGGTGACGCGCGATGCCTGTGCAGGTCTACATCCCGACGCCGTTCCGGCGAGCCACCAAAAACCAGGACCGGCTGGAGTGCGATGCGCGGGACGTCCAGGAGCTACTTGACTTCTTGGAGGAGCAGTTCGGCGGGCTCCGCGGCCTGGTTCGGAACGATCGGGGCGAGGTTCACGACCACGTCAACATCTACGTCAACAGCGAAGCCATCGAAGACCTCCAGGGGCTCGAGACCCCGCTGAAGGACGGCGACGAGGT
Encoded here:
- the cysK gene encoding cysteine synthase A; this translates as MPRRKGDPMARPKVAGSVLDLVGNTPLVRLNKLPSPVGATVLAKLESVNPGGSVKDRIAVAMVEEAERRGILKRGSTIVEPTSGNTGIGLAMVAAVRGYRLILTMPDDMSVERQRLLSRFGAELHLTPAIEGMTGAVHAANELLRAHPDYFMPQQFENPANPEIHRQTTAREILEATDGRVDAFVAGVGTGGTVTGVGEILKDRIPGVRVVAVEPAKSPVLAGGRARPHGIQGIGASFVPGVLNRKVIDEIIAVRDEDAIAVAKRLTREEGLLVGISAGAAVFAACLVAERFKPEQVVVTVLPDTGERYLSVAF
- a CDS encoding MoaD/ThiS family protein, whose amino-acid sequence is MPVQVYIPTPFRRATKNQDRLECDARDVQELLDFLEEQFGGLRGLVRNDRGEVHDHVNIYVNSEAIEDLQGLETPLKDGDEVTIIPALAGGSSSRGASALPQAGPPRGEARINRSSRGSSEEPQATT